One window from the genome of Fundidesulfovibrio magnetotacticus encodes:
- a CDS encoding 4Fe-4S dicluster domain-containing protein, whose amino-acid sequence MSAIEDRGFGLLVDLDRCTGCGACRTACALENNVPPSAGAEGEWLAVERLESVGKGEQLDVLFVPRPCMHCDAPPCVAACPTGATCKDPAWGVVSQVYARCIGCRLCMSACPYGARRFNAADPVWPGGMERAFTPWASSRPRFVVEKCTLCAHRIGAQGLLTACAEACPTGAIRSGVPGELLEGREAFVLRPGTGASPRVWYVSRRDWARDAG is encoded by the coding sequence ATGAGCGCGATCGAAGACCGTGGATTCGGGCTGCTGGTGGACCTGGACCGCTGCACGGGGTGCGGGGCCTGCCGCACGGCCTGCGCCCTGGAGAACAACGTGCCGCCCTCGGCCGGCGCCGAGGGGGAATGGCTCGCGGTGGAGCGTCTCGAGAGCGTCGGAAAGGGCGAGCAGCTCGACGTGCTCTTCGTGCCCCGCCCCTGCATGCACTGCGACGCCCCGCCCTGCGTGGCGGCCTGCCCCACGGGGGCCACGTGCAAGGACCCCGCCTGGGGCGTGGTGAGCCAGGTCTACGCCCGTTGCATCGGCTGCCGCCTGTGCATGAGCGCCTGCCCCTACGGCGCGCGCCGCTTCAATGCCGCCGATCCCGTCTGGCCAGGCGGCATGGAGCGGGCCTTCACGCCGTGGGCCTCGTCGCGCCCCCGCTTCGTGGTGGAGAAGTGCACGCTGTGCGCCCACCGCATCGGCGCGCAAGGGCTGTTGACGGCCTGCGCCGAAGCATGCCCCACGGGGGCCATCCGTTCGGGCGTTCCGGGCGAACTGCTGGAGGGGCGGGAGGCTTTCGTGCTCAGGCCCGGGACGGGCGCCAGCCCGCGCGTGTGGTACGTCTCGCGCAGGGATTGGGCGCGCGATGCGGGGTAG